One Camelina sativa cultivar DH55 chromosome 3, Cs, whole genome shotgun sequence genomic window carries:
- the LOC104777128 gene encoding uncharacterized protein LOC104777128, protein MASSQVEIPSPSQRYGFILRDRNQNAGVFQKNLKPSPPMKNNHELELFKSHHVSDENLVDSWIETHSNKNNLIRLAEKPIVRAERVLESPVEHGGASSLVQMWEARLNRSNAGNSPSSGRCSVSSSRSDSGLSSVQDSIDGDSEMAKESNVAEATNPKPTVDVESESKWGRVADLVRRLGIEDKKLTTGDSGGDGGLSILRPCSSSSSSEKSSFPVVSFSPRIRGRQAFTDLLMQMERDRHRELDSLLERNAVSRFTQRGRLQSMLKLRSLKRCLLIQDRNLSNAKPTGLNRIESGSAVLNLREKFRPNALKTVAAEDQRKDHHRSDEMSIKAVQVTTENTRLQKGGVTPEAFSKERLNIRDSKIEEAMLCSKKGETENAIVELKKNCLQLQETREVETTCSDGEAGKKEEEKTSVIPCITQESWLRQNQSENCMQETQTQGVLHKSNEIDQCLERHETSYLNGWEEQDEYEDEQSYYGETNNDWLSEISRPRSYWEELRKSRYLEVMNTRSEKEDIRRLLERGTVTDFLESGLREKIDNLMMSRVQSHSNRHSNQWEFQQVEEEAEETEETNEIEEEIKEEESLTEGKEQDDRDDSSQSSSSSQIFASSPAGSWSSQDTGVTSTPILSVQNPHSPEMELITGMRSQIQQLQQEMSVLRDSVKTCLDANASLQQKVHRENPMKRKCCVCDDTQVEAVLYKCGHMCMCLKCANELHWSGGKCPICRAQIVDVVRVFFDTRN, encoded by the exons ATGGCGTCTTCTCAGGTGGAGATACCTTCTCCGTCTCAGAGATACGGGTTTATCCTCAGAGACCGTAATCAAAACGCTGGCGTTTTCCAGAAGAATCTGAAACCTTCTCCTCCGATGAAAAACAATCACGAGCTCGAGCTCTTCAAATCTCATCATGTCTCCGACGAGAACTTGGTCGATTCTTGGATCGAGACTCATAGTAACAAGAACAATCTTATTCGATTGGCGGAGAAACCAATTGTTAGAGCAGAGCGTGTCCTTGAATCTCCCGTTGAACATGGCGGTGCTTCTTCTTTGGTACAGATGTGGGAGGCGAGGCTAAACCGATCCAACGCCGGAAACTCACCGAGCAGTGGGCGCTGCTCGGTGAGTAGTAGTCGGAGCGATTCAGGACTTAGTAGTGTTCAAGATTCGATCGATGGAGATTCTGAAATGGCTAAAGAATCCAACGTAGCAGAGGCTACAAACCCTAAACCGACGGTGGATGTTGAATCTGAGAGCAAATGGGGACGAGTCGCTGATCTAGTTCGGAGGCTTGGCATCGAAGACAAGAAGCTAACCACCGGAGATAGTGGCGGCGACGGTGGACTCTCGATTTTAAGGCCTTGTAGCAGTTCGTCGTCGTCGGAGAAAAGCAGTTTTCCGGTGGTTAGTTTCTCGCCGAGGATCCGAGGACGGCAAGCGTTTACCGATTTGCTTATGCAAATGGAACGTGATCGCCACCGTGAGTTGGATTCGCTTCTTGAACGCAACGCAGTTTCTAGGTTTACTCAACGTGGTCGTCTCCAg TCAATGTTAAAGCTAAGGAGCCTCAAACGTTGTCTTTTGATACAAGATCGAAACCTGTCTAACGCAAAACCAACCGGACTAAACCGGATCGAATCAGGCTCTGCAGTTCTGAATTTAAG AGAGAAATTTCGTCCAAATGCGTTGAAGACCGTGGCTGCAGAAGATCAGAGGAAGGATCATCATAGATCCGATGAGATGAGTATTAAAGCTGTACAAGTAACTACCGAGAACACGAGGTTGCAAAAAGGCGGTGTTACTCCAGAAGCTTTCTCCAAAGAGCGGTTGAACATCCGTGACAGCAAGATAGAGGAAGCAATGTTATGTAGTAAGAAAGGAGAAACTGAAAATGCAATAGTTGAATTGAAAAAGAATTGCCTTCAACTGCAAGAAACAAGAGAAGTAGAAACAACTTGCAGTGACGGCGAGGctgggaagaaagaagaagagaagacaagtGTGATCCCCTGCATAACTCAGGAATCGTGGTTAAGGCAGAATCAAAGTGAGAATTGTATGCAAGAAACTCAAACACAAGGTGTGTTACATAAGAGTAATGAGATTGATCAGTGCCTTGAGAGACACGAAACATCATATCTAAATGGATGGGAAGAACAAGATGAGTATGAAGATGAGCAGTCTTATTATGGAGAAACGAACAATGATTGGCTTAGCGAAATATCTCGGCCACGAAGTTACTGGGAGGAACTGAGGAAGTCGAGGTACCTAGAAGTAATGAACACTCGGTCTGAAAAAGAGGACATACGCAGACTCCTTGAGCG AGGAACGGTGACAGATTTCCTAGAGAGCGGGTTGCGAGAGAAGATCGATAATCTCATGATGTCTCGTGTGCAGTCACACTCCAACAGGCACTCTAACCAATGGGAATTCCAACAAGTAGAAGAAGAGGCAGAAGAGACAGAAGAGACAaatgaaatcgaagaagaaatcaaagaagaagagtcttTAACGGAAGGCAAAGAGCAAGACGATAGAGATGACTCAAGccaatcatcatcttcatcacaaATCTTTGCATCATCTCCTGCAGGATCATGGAGTTCTCAAGACACTGGAGTTACTTCCACTCCTATCTTGTCTGTTCAAAATCCTCATTCACCT GAAATGGAGCTGATAACTGGTATGAGATCACAGATCCAACAGCTACAGCAAGAAATGTCGGTTTTGCGAGATTCAGTCAAAACGTGTTTGGATGCAAACGCTAGCTTGCAACAGAAGGTTCATCGAGAAAACCCAATGAAACGAAAATGCTGCGTCTGCGACGATACGCAGGTTGAGGCGGTTTTGTACAAGTGCGGACATATGTGCATGTGCCTGAAATGTGCCAACGAACTACATTGGAGTGGAGGGAAATGTCCGATTTGCCGAGCTCAGATTGTGGATGTTGTTCGTGTCTTCTTCGATACAAGGAACTGA
- the LOC104777131 gene encoding uncharacterized protein LOC104777131 — translation MAKSMRCKRVKRLRAIRRDIVEKESFTLTREDAKNAAIEAALAAPKLPVRLPPVSPFMEVATPSSESAPVSATIANDMYVEMDDEKKNKSLKPIGRKLKKKFKMGMKNRRSKGVLRGKRN, via the exons ATGGCGAAATCAATGAGATGCAAGAGAGTGAAGAGATTAAGAGCTATCAGAAGAGATATAGTGGAGAAGGAATCATTCACTCTGACGAGAGAAGACGCCAAGAATGCCGCTATCGAAGCCGCACTCGCCGCTCCGAAGCTACCAGTTCGTCTACCTCCAGTTTCGCCGTTTATGGAAGTCGCGACGCCGTCCTCTGAATCTGCTCCTGTCTCCGCCACTATCGCCAACGATATGT aTGTGGAAAtggatgatgagaagaaaaacaagtcGCTAAAACCTATCGGgaggaagttgaagaagaagtttaagATGGGGATGAAGAATCGCCGTAGTAAGGGTGTCCTTAGAGGCAAACGAAACTAA
- the LOC104777129 gene encoding peroxidase 7-like: protein MKLAVVSAVVLLVVLVAWPVSAGRKDLPGTGGYGGDDDGGDDDTQSWFPLDNQLSLNYYDKICPNFEKIVDNKVREWTKSDASLGPALLRLIFHDCGVTGCDASVLLDYEGTERRSPASKNLRGFELIDDIKSELEKSCPGLASCADILTAASRAATVQLGGPYWPNAYGRRDSKASYARDVEKVPSGRRDVTALLETFQSYGLNILDLVVLSGAHTIGQAYCGTIQSRLYNYNGTSGTDPSIEPKYADYLRRKCRWATETVSLDAITPAVFDNQYYINLQKNMGVLTTDQELVKDPRTAPLVKAFAEQPPQMFRQQFAVSMAKLVNVGVLTGEDRTGEIRKVCSKSNSGAAY, encoded by the exons ATGAAGTTGGCCGTGGTCTCAGCCGTCGTCCTACTCGTGGTCCTTGTGGCTTGGCCTGTATCAGCTGGCCGGAAAGACTTACCGGGAACGGGAGGATAcggaggtgatgatgatggtggtgatgatgacaCACAGTCATGGTTTCCATTGGACAATCAATTATCGTTGAATTACTATGATAAGATTTGtccaaattttgagaaaatcgTTGATAACAAAGTGAGGGAATGGACTAAGAGTGACGCTTCTCTTGGTCCCGCCCTCCTCCGCCTTATCTTCCACGATTGTGGTGTCACG GGATGTGATGCGTCGGTTCTTTTAGACTACGAAGGAACAGAGAGAAGATCTCCGGCGAGCAAAAACCTAAGAGGCTTCGAGCTGATCGACGATATCAAGTCAGAGCTCGAGAAATCTTGCCCCGGCTTAGCCTCATGCGCTGACATCCTAACCGCAGCTAGCCGTGCCGCGACCGTCCAACTCGGTGGTCCTTACTGGCCCAACGCCTACGGTCGTCGTGACTCCAAAGCCTCTTACGCTAGAGACGTGGAGAAAGTCCCTTCAGGCCGCCGTGATGTCACCGCCCTTCTCGAGACGTTTCAGTCTTACGGTCTCAACATCCTCGACCTAGTTGTCCTCTCCGGGGCCCATACCATCGGACAAGCCTACTGTGGCACCATCCAGTCGCGGCTTTACAACTACAACGGTACCAGTGGTACTGATCCGTCGATCGAACCTAAATACGCAGATTACTTGAGACGCAAGTGTCGCTGGGCGACTGAGACCGTTTCTCTCGACGCCATAACTCCGGCAGTGTTCGATAATCAGTATTACATTAATCTTCAGAAGAATATGGGAGTCTTGACGACTGATCAGGAGCTTGTTAAGGACCCAAGGACCGCTCCACTTGTAAAAGCTTTCGCAGAGCAGCCTCCTCAGATGTTCAGACAGCAGTTTGCTGTCTCTATGGCCAAGCTGGTCAACGTTGGTGTTCTCACTGGTGAAGACCGTACCGGAGAGATCAGGAAGGTTTGCAGCAAATCTAACTCAGGAGCTGCTTACTAA
- the LOC104778981 gene encoding uncharacterized protein LOC104778981, whose protein sequence is MSSSSYFRSWMDGPMLDPESNLLNDEYARGVGEFMELACQQPIVLQTRKLKCPCSICRNSHNIRIDLVWGHLYSNGFMPGYKIWFLHGERPEYISSSEPYIVDSVEEPRTEVDYGVGTVEMVNDAYRENMQSMGQNVDRLEEPNAEACKFFSMLDAAKQPLYEGCREGHSALSSASRLMTIKTDYNLAEECVDAITDFVKDILPEDNHFPGTYYEIQKLVAGLGLSYQMIDVCEDNCMIYWREDEDRTRCRFCQKPRYQETSGRVPVPYKRMWYLPITERLKRLYQSERTAGPIRWHTEHRSNGEITHPSDAKAWRHF, encoded by the coding sequence atgtcttcttcttcttattttcgaTCTTGGATGGACGGACCGATGCTCGATCCAGAATCAAATTTATTGAATGATGAGTATGCTCGTGGTGTAGGCGAGTTTATGGAGTTGGCATGTCAACAACCGATCGTTCTTCAAACCCGTAAGTTGAAATGTCCATGTTCGATTTGCCGGAATTCTCACAATATTAGGATTGATTTAGTATGGGGTCATCTTTATTCGAATGGTTTTATGCCGGGTTACAAAATTTGGTTTCTCCATGGTGAAAGACCAGAGTATATTAGTTCTAGCGAACCATATATTGTTGATAGCGTAGAGGAACCTAGAACAGAAGTAGATTATGGTGTGGGTACTGTtgagatggtgaatgatgcatataGGGAAAATATGCAATCGATGGGTCAAAATGTTGATAGGTTAGAGGAACCTAATGCAGAGGCATGcaagtttttttctatgttgGACGCAGCTAAGCAGCCGTTATATGAAGGTTGTAGGGAAGGTCATTCGGCTTTATCATCTGCAAGCAGATTGATGACCATAAAGACGGACTACAATTTGGCTGAGGAATGTGTGGATGCGATAACAGATTTTGTGAAAGACATTTTGCCTGAAGATAATCATTTTCCAGGTACATATTACGAGATTCAGAAATTGGTCGCCGGTCTTGGTTTGTCGTATCAAATGATAgatgtatgcgaagataatTGCATGATCTAttggagagaagacgaagatagGACAAGGTGTCGATTTTGTCAAAAACCAAGATATCAGGAAACAAGCGGTAGGGTTCCAGTTCCATATAAGCGGATGTGGTATTTACCGATCACAGAAAGGCTGAAGCGATTATATCAATCTGAGCGTACGGCTGGTCCAATAAGATGGCACACAGAACATAGATCAAACGGAGAGATTACGCATCCTTCAGATGCAAAAGCATGGAGGCATTTCTAA
- the LOC104778980 gene encoding putative eggshell protein, producing MASEIGQYIVVYVFYFNPERNTLQRVEIKGVGADGEAFETDCKVYAFVDHVEDISVKTQFQPYKGDEDEDEDEDEDGYEERYEYGYDEYRYEDGYEEGYEYGYECEYQYGYEDGYVEGYKYGYEDGYVEGYEFGDEDGYVEGYEFGDEDGYGQYGYEERYREGYQDGYEDDEEEKELERHEES from the exons ATGGCGTCAGAAATCGGTCAGTATATCGTCG tgtatgtTTTCTACTTTAATCCGGAAaggaacactctccaacgtGTAGAAATCAAAGGTGTTGGAGCTGACGGAGAAGCATTTGAAACTGACTGTAAAGTTTACGCCTTTGTAGACCATGTAGAGGATATAAGTGTTAAAACTCAATTCCAGCCTTACAAAggggatgaggatgaggatgaggatgaggatgaagacGGATATGAAGAGAGATATGAATATGGATATGATGAATATAGATATGAAGACGGATATGAAGAGGGATATGAATATGGATATGAATGTGAATATCAGTACGGATATGAAGACGGATATGTAGAGGGATATAAATATGGATATGAAGACGGATATGTAGAGGGATATGAATTTGGAGATGAAGACGGATATGTAGAGGGATATGAATTTGGAGATGAAGACGGATATGGTCAATATGGATATGAAGAGAGATATCGAGAGGGATATCAAGACGgatatgaagatgatgaagaagaaaaagagttagAGAGGCATGAGGAGAGCTGA
- the LOC104777133 gene encoding vacuolar-sorting receptor 6-like, whose protein sequence is MCLIHKGATLALFLTLTMVINGVFGRFIVEKSSVTILNPLAMRSKHDAAIANFGVPNYGGYIIGSVVYAGKGAYGCDSFDKTFKPKFPRPTILIIDRGECYFALKVWNGQQSGAAAVLVADNVDEPLITMDSPEESKEADDFIEKLNIPSALIDFSFANSIKQALKKGEEIVLKIDWSESLPHPDERVEYELWTNTNDECGARCDEQMNFVKNFKGHAQILEKGGYSLFTPHYITWFCPKDYVSSNQCKSQCINQGRYCAPDPEQDFGDGYDGKDIVFENLRQLCVHKVAKESNRSWVWWDYVTDFHIRCSMKEKKYSKECAERVVESLGLPLDKIKKCIGDPEANVENEVLKSEQSLQVGQGDRGDVTILPTLIINNAQYRGKLERNAVLKAICSGFKERTEPGICLSGDIETNECLEANGGCWQDKKSNVTACKDTFRGRVCECPVVNGVQYKGDGYTSCEPYGPARCSINQGGCWSETKKGLTYSACSNSEASGCRCPQGFKGDGLKCEDIDECKEQSACQCDGCKCKNNWGSFECKCSGNRLYMKEQDTCIERSGSRIGWFLTFVILAAVASICVGGYVFYKYRLRSYMDSEIMAIMSQYMPLESQNTNDPVTGESQQQQLRLTSAA, encoded by the exons ATGTGTTTGATTCATAAAGGAGCCACCTTGGCTCTGTTTCTAACGTTGACCATGGTGATCAACGGAGTTTTCGGTAGATTCATCGTTGAGAAGAGCAGCGTAACGATTCTAAACCCTTTGGCAATGCGGTCTAAACATGATGCAGCCATTGCTAACTTCGGCGTTCCTAACTACGGTGGTTACATAATCGGCTCCGTCGTTTACGCTGGTAAAGGAGCTTATGGTTGTGACTCTTTTGACAAAACTTTCAAACCCAAGTTCCCTCGTCCTACCATCTTAATCATTGATCGTGGAG AGTGCTACTTTGCATTAAAGGTATGGAACGGTCAACAGTCCGGTGCAGCAGCAGTTCTAGTAGCTGATAACGTCGATGAGCCATTGATAACAATGGACTCACCTGAGGAATCCAAAGAAGCTGATGACTTTATAGAGAAACTCAACATTCCTTCGGCTTTGATAGACTTTTCTTTCGCCAATTCGATCAAGCAAGCTCTTAAAAAAGGCGAGGAAATAGTCTTGAAGATAGACTGGAGCGAGTCATTACCTCATCCGGATGAGAGAGTTGAGTATGAGCTATGGACTAACACGAACGATGAGTGTGGTGCACGGTGTGATGAGCAGATGAACTTTGTCAAGAACTTCAAAGGTCATGCGCAGATTCTTGAAAAAGGAGGATACTCTTTGTTTACACCTCATTACATTACATGGTTTTGTCCTAAAGATTATGTTTCTAGCAATCAATGTAAGTCTCAGTGTATAAACCAAGGGAGGTATTGTGCTCCTGACCCTGAACAAGACTTTGGTGATGGATACGATGGGAAAGACATTGTTTTCGAGAATCTGAGACAGTTGTGTGTTCATAAAGTAGCGAAAGAGAGTAACCGGTCTTGGGTTTGGTGGGACTATGTGACTGATTTTCACATCAGGTGTtcaatgaaggagaagaagtatAGCAAAGAATGTGCTGAAAGAGTTGTTGAATCTCTTG GTTTGCCACTTGACAAGATCAAGAAATGTATTGGTGATCCTGAAGCTAATGTGGAGAATGAAGTTTTGAAATCTGAGCAATCCCTTCAGGTAGGACAAGGTGACCGCGGAGATGTCACAATTTTGCCAACATTGATCATCAACAATGCTCAATACCGcg GTAAACTCGAGAGGAATGCAGTACTCAAGGCTATATGTTCAGGATTTAAGGAAAGAACTGAACCAGGAATCTGTCTGAGTGGAG ATATTGAAACAAACGAATGTCTTGAAGCAAATGGAGGGTGTTGGCAAGACAAGAAGTCTAATGTAACAGCTTGCAAG GACACATTTAGAGGAAGAGTCTGTGAATGCCCTGTTGTGAATGGTGTGCAGTATAAAGGAGATGGCTATACCTCATGTGAAC CTTATGGCCCTGCGAGATGCTCAATAAATCAAGGAGGGTGCTGGTCTGAAACCAAAAAGGGCTTAACTTACTCTGCTTGTTCG AACTCGGAGGCATCAGGATGTCGTTGCCCTCAAGGCTTTAAAGGAGATGGTCTTAAATGTGAAG ACATCGATGAATGTAAGGAGCAATCAGCTTGTCAATGTGATGGATGCAAGTGTAAGAACAATTGGGGAAGCTTTGAATGCAAGTGCTCTGGAAATCGTCTCTACATGAAAGAACAAGACACTTGCATCG AGAGAAGCGGATCAAGAATTGGGTGGTTCTTGACGTTTGTGATACTAGCTGCGGTTGCAAGCATTTGTGTAGGTGGTTACGTATTCTACAAGTATCGTCTCAGG TCTTATATGGATTCCGAAATCATGGCGATTATGTCTCAGTACATGCCATTGGAGAGCCAAAACACAAACGATCCAGTGACTGGTGAATCTCAACAGCAGCAGCTGAGATTAACTTCTGCAGCCTAA
- the LOC104777132 gene encoding protein YIF1B-like, producing MYNNMGPQPGMPRPPGNPQPGPFGNPFTGAGSGFIRGGLGAYGEKILGSSSEYVQSNISRYFSDPQYYFQVNDQYVRNKLKVVLFPFLHRGHWTRISEPVGGRLSYKPPIYDINAPDLYIPFMAFGTYVVLAGLSLGLNGKFTPEALNWLFVKGLVGWFLQVMLLKVTLLSLGSGEAPLLDIVAYGGYAFAGLCLAGFSKIMWGYSYYALMPWTCLCTGIFLVKTMKRVLFAEVRSYDSSKHHYLLLFLALVQFPLLIWLGNISVNWLF from the exons ATGTATAATAACATGGGACCTCAACCGGGTATGCCAAGACCTCCAGGAAACCCTCAGCCTGGTCCGTTTGGTAATCCTTTCACTGGAGCTGGTTCGGGTTTTATCCGTGGTGGTTTGGGAGCTTACGGGGAGAAAATTTTAGGATCAAGCTCTGAGTATGTGCAGAGCAAT ATAAGCCGATACTTCTCTGATCCTCAATACTACTTCCAAGTGAATGATCAATATGTGAGGAACAAACTGAAggttgttttgtttccttttctacaCCGG GGACATTGGACAAGAATATCTGAACCAGTTGGTGGTAGGCTCTCATACAAGCCTCCAATCTATGATATCAATGCGCCAGACTTATACATTCCGTTTATGGCATTTGGCACGTATGTTGTTCTTGCTGGCCTTTCATTGGGACTTAACGGAAA GTTTACACCGGAAGCTTTGAATTGGCTGTTCGTCAAAGGATTGGTTGGTTGGTTTTTGCAAGTGATGCTCCTGAAAGTGACACTACTATCACTTGGTAGCGGAGAGGCGCCATTACTAGACATTGTGGCATACGGAGGCTATGCTTTTGCTGGTCTATGTCTTGCGGGTTTCTCCAAGATAATGTGGGGATACTCGTACTACGCATTGATGCCATGGACGTGTCTATGCACTGGGATTTTCTTGGTGAAGACGATGAAACGTGTTCTGTTTGCTGAAGTAAGGAGTTATGATTCGAGCAAGCATCACTACCTTCTGCTTTTTTTAGCCTTGGTCCAGTTCCCTCTTTTGATATGGCTTGGTAACATTAGTGTTAATTGGCTTTTTTGA
- the LOC104778979 gene encoding UDP-glycosyltransferase 79B9-like: MGEKFHAFMFPWFAFGHMIPFLHLANKLAQNGHKVTFLLPKKAQKQLEHHNLFPDSIVFHTLTIPHVDGLPAGAETASDVPLSLEKFLTAAINLTRDQAEAAVRALRPDLIFFDFSHWVPEMAKEHGVKSVMYFVAGAVSMAHSLVPGGEFGVPPPGYPSSKVLFREQDAHALLSFSIYYESLYHRLTTGLMNCDFISLRTCKEVEGKFCDYIESQYQRKVLLTGPMHPEPDNRLERE; this comes from the exons ATGGGTGAAAAGTTTCACGCTTTTATGTTCCCGTGGTTCGCTTTTGGTCATATGATTCCGTTCTTGCATCTAGCCAACAAGTTAGCACAGAATGGTCATAAAGTCACTTTCTTGCTGCCTAAGAAAGCTCAAAAACAATTGGAACATCACAATCTGTTCCCAGACAGCATCGTCTTTCACACTCTTACTATTCCTCATGTTGATGGCCTCCCTGCTGGCGCCGAGACCGCGTCGGATGTCCCACTCTCACTGGAGAAGTTTCTGACCGCAGCCATAAATCTCACACGCGATCAGGCCGAAGCAGCCGTTCGTGCTTTGAGACCAGACCTGATATTTTTCGATTTTTCTCATTGGGTTCCGGAAATGGCGAAAGAACATGGAGTCAAGAGTGTGATGTACTTTGTGGCAGGGGCTGTCTCCATGGCTCATTCACTTGTCCCCGGTGGTGAATTTGGAGTACCTCCACCGGGTTATCCTTCATCGAAAGTGTTGTTCCGTGAGCAAGATGCTCATGCCTTATTGTCCTTTTCCATATACTATGAGAGCCTGTATCACCGGTTAACCACAGGTCTTATGAATTGTGATTTCATCTCACTTAGGACTTGCAAAGAAGTTGAAGGTAAATTCTGTGACTATATTGAGAGTCAATACCAGAGAAAGGTTCTTTTGACAGGTCCAATGCATCCAGAGCCAGACAACA GGCTTGAGAGAGAGTGA